The Echinicola rosea genome has a segment encoding these proteins:
- a CDS encoding NUDIX domain-containing protein, whose product MQHLETEINEKFGGRLRTRVNGVLILEDKILMIKHLMGNGKYFWNVPGGGMDYQSTAPENLKREFLEETGLAVQVGSLLTVTEFLKPPLHAVELFFEVHKESGELTKGMDPELPDHTQLIEDVRFMDITEINQIAHDEKHHLFWKIKSLNDIRIWKGYFNFENKCIK is encoded by the coding sequence AGGTAGATTGCGCACTAGGGTAAATGGCGTACTCATCCTTGAGGACAAGATCCTGATGATCAAACACCTTATGGGAAATGGGAAATACTTTTGGAACGTCCCCGGAGGAGGAATGGACTATCAATCTACCGCTCCTGAAAACCTCAAAAGAGAATTCTTGGAAGAAACCGGCCTAGCGGTCCAAGTAGGCTCACTGCTCACCGTGACCGAGTTCCTAAAACCACCCCTTCATGCAGTAGAGCTTTTTTTTGAAGTCCATAAGGAATCCGGTGAACTGACCAAGGGAATGGACCCAGAACTCCCCGACCACACACAACTCATTGAAGATGTGCGCTTCATGGACATCACAGAAATCAATCAAATTGCACATGATGAAAAACATCATCTTTTTTGGAAGATAAAATCGCTTAATGACATAAGAATATGGAAAGGATATTTTAATTTTGAAAATAAATGCATAAAATAG